One region of Oncorhynchus mykiss isolate Arlee chromosome 8, USDA_OmykA_1.1, whole genome shotgun sequence genomic DNA includes:
- the LOC110529978 gene encoding phakinin isoform X2, with the protein MPLPRRRSSFLDQHSAAERPGSASTRAGTAGITTAPRGVFVGTAPTGGTCNLGTRVSRRALGISSVFLQGLRSTAVPVMPHGAGAGGRQHPGGAESLNCCLMEYRDKVHALELLNQQLEEQIRHCLDRKASSAGAWGPLRQDWEDVYRQVSESILDNARLMLQTENVQANAEDFKDRYENEQPFRKAVEEEISSLYKVIDDANLTKSDLESQMDSMRAELRDLARNHEEDVRVLYNQMAGREVDEPDAPIETNLDQILAYIRSHWERVIEKNRAETDAYLEYKEESVGSKLSHEEEELECLKTEYNDAGCKIQSLQAETESIRALKRGLENSLNDAKHWHDIELQNLGSVIGKLESELGDVHGDIEQQRRDYETLLGNKMRLELEIGTYHGILDGEESRYHPSMCTGASEPEGRRTPLPPHLEPHGGPAPQGFNTSSY; encoded by the exons ATGCCTCTGCCAAGACGTCGGTCCTCCTTCTTGGACCAGCACTCCGCTGCAGAGCGCCCCGGTAGCGCCAGCACCAGGGCTGGCACCGCGGGCATCACCACAGCCCCCCGGGGCGTCTTTGTGGGGACAGCCCCCACGGGCGGCACCTGCAACCTGGGCACGCGAGTGTCGCGGCGTGCCCTGGGCATCAGCAGTGTGTTCCTGCAGGGGCTGAGGAGCACGGCTGTGCCTGTTATGCCCcatggggctggggctggtggCAGGCAGCACCCCGGGGGTGCTGAGAGCCTTAACTGCTGCCTGATGGAGTACAGGGACAAGGTGCACGCCCTGGAGCTGCTCAACCAGCAGCTGGAGGAGCAGATCCGACACTGCCTGGATCGTAAGGCGTCCAGTGCCGGAGCCTGGGGTCCCCTCAGACAGGACTGGGAGGACGTCTACAGGCAG GTTAGTGAGTCCATCCTTGACAATGCCAGGCTAATGCTGCAGACAGAGAATGTGCAGGCCAATGCTGAGGACTTCAAGGACCG GTATGAGAATGAGCAGCCCTTCAGGAAAGCGGTTGAGGAGGAGATCAGCTCTCTGTACAAGGTGATTGACGATGCCAACCTGACCAAGTCAGACCTGGAGAGCCAGATGGACAGCATGAGGGCTGAGCTCCGAGACCTGGCCCGCAACCACGAGGAG GACGTGAGGGTGCTATACAACCAGATGGCAGGCCGTGAGGTGGACGAACCGGATGCCCCCATTGAGACCAATCTGGACCAGATACTGGCCTACATCCGCTCCCACTGGGAAAGAGTCATCGAGAAGAACCGTGCCGAGACCGATGCCTACCTGGAATACAAG gAGGAGAGTGTCGGCAGTAAGCTGAGTcatgaggaggaggagctggagtGTCTGAAGACGGAGTATAACGATGCTGGTTGTAAAATCCAGAGTTTGCAGGCCGAAACCGAGTCCATCAGAGCACTG AAGCGCGGCCTGGAGAACTCCCTGAACGACGCCAAGCATTGGCATGACATCGAGTTGCAGAACCTGGGATCCGTCATTGGCAAGCTGGAGTCAGAGCTGGGCGACGTCCATGGCGACATTGAACAGCAACGCCGTGACTATGAGACGTTGCTGGGCAACAAAATGCGCCTGGAGCTGGAGATCGGCACCTACCACGGCATCTTGGATGGGGAGGAGAGCCGCTACCACCCCTCGAT GTGCACAGGTGCATCAGAGCCTGAAGGGAGACGAACTCCCCTTCCTCCCCATTTGGAGCCCCACGGCGGCCCAGCACCTCAAG
- the LOC110529978 gene encoding phakinin isoform X1: MPLPRRRSSFLDQHSAAERPGSASTRAGTAGITTAPRGVFVGTAPTGGTCNLGTRVSRRALGISSVFLQGLRSTAVPVMPHGAGAGGRQHPGGAESLNCCLMEYRDKVHALELLNQQLEEQIRHCLDRKASSAGAWGPLRQDWEDVYRQVSESILDNARLMLQTENVQANAEDFKDRYENEQPFRKAVEEEISSLYKVIDDANLTKSDLESQMDSMRAELRDLARNHEEDVRVLYNQMAGREVDEPDAPIETNLDQILAYIRSHWERVIEKNRAETDAYLEYKQEESVGSKLSHEEEELECLKTEYNDAGCKIQSLQAETESIRALKRGLENSLNDAKHWHDIELQNLGSVIGKLESELGDVHGDIEQQRRDYETLLGNKMRLELEIGTYHGILDGEESRYHPSMCTGASEPEGRRTPLPPHLEPHGGPAPQGFNTSSY; this comes from the exons ATGCCTCTGCCAAGACGTCGGTCCTCCTTCTTGGACCAGCACTCCGCTGCAGAGCGCCCCGGTAGCGCCAGCACCAGGGCTGGCACCGCGGGCATCACCACAGCCCCCCGGGGCGTCTTTGTGGGGACAGCCCCCACGGGCGGCACCTGCAACCTGGGCACGCGAGTGTCGCGGCGTGCCCTGGGCATCAGCAGTGTGTTCCTGCAGGGGCTGAGGAGCACGGCTGTGCCTGTTATGCCCcatggggctggggctggtggCAGGCAGCACCCCGGGGGTGCTGAGAGCCTTAACTGCTGCCTGATGGAGTACAGGGACAAGGTGCACGCCCTGGAGCTGCTCAACCAGCAGCTGGAGGAGCAGATCCGACACTGCCTGGATCGTAAGGCGTCCAGTGCCGGAGCCTGGGGTCCCCTCAGACAGGACTGGGAGGACGTCTACAGGCAG GTTAGTGAGTCCATCCTTGACAATGCCAGGCTAATGCTGCAGACAGAGAATGTGCAGGCCAATGCTGAGGACTTCAAGGACCG GTATGAGAATGAGCAGCCCTTCAGGAAAGCGGTTGAGGAGGAGATCAGCTCTCTGTACAAGGTGATTGACGATGCCAACCTGACCAAGTCAGACCTGGAGAGCCAGATGGACAGCATGAGGGCTGAGCTCCGAGACCTGGCCCGCAACCACGAGGAG GACGTGAGGGTGCTATACAACCAGATGGCAGGCCGTGAGGTGGACGAACCGGATGCCCCCATTGAGACCAATCTGGACCAGATACTGGCCTACATCCGCTCCCACTGGGAAAGAGTCATCGAGAAGAACCGTGCCGAGACCGATGCCTACCTGGAATACAAG caggAGGAGAGTGTCGGCAGTAAGCTGAGTcatgaggaggaggagctggagtGTCTGAAGACGGAGTATAACGATGCTGGTTGTAAAATCCAGAGTTTGCAGGCCGAAACCGAGTCCATCAGAGCACTG AAGCGCGGCCTGGAGAACTCCCTGAACGACGCCAAGCATTGGCATGACATCGAGTTGCAGAACCTGGGATCCGTCATTGGCAAGCTGGAGTCAGAGCTGGGCGACGTCCATGGCGACATTGAACAGCAACGCCGTGACTATGAGACGTTGCTGGGCAACAAAATGCGCCTGGAGCTGGAGATCGGCACCTACCACGGCATCTTGGATGGGGAGGAGAGCCGCTACCACCCCTCGAT GTGCACAGGTGCATCAGAGCCTGAAGGGAGACGAACTCCCCTTCCTCCCCATTTGGAGCCCCACGGCGGCCCAGCACCTCAAG